A single window of Alphaproteobacteria bacterium DNA harbors:
- a CDS encoding SDR family oxidoreductase, protein MFDLGLQDKVAMITGGSDGLGLATARRLSEEGCKVAICARREEHLREAADRISAATGGQILAHRADVSIPTDVESFVAATSERFGGIDVVINNAGKSAAASFEAVPDEDWQSDFDLKVMGAVRLCRLTIPILRGRGGGAILNATIVGAKAPPGAALPTTLSRAAGINLTKALANEYAGDNIRVNTICIGLLKSAQWDRRAGNRNIDEFYAELAPRVPLRRIGEAEEFADLAAFLVSARAAYITGVAVNLDGGMCAVV, encoded by the coding sequence ATGTTCGATCTCGGCTTACAGGACAAGGTAGCGATGATCACGGGCGGTAGCGACGGGCTTGGCCTGGCGACAGCGCGCCGGCTGTCGGAGGAGGGCTGCAAGGTCGCTATTTGCGCCCGCCGGGAGGAGCACTTGCGCGAGGCGGCGGACCGCATTTCTGCGGCCACAGGCGGCCAGATTTTGGCACATCGTGCCGATGTCTCCATACCGACGGATGTCGAATCCTTCGTCGCCGCCACGAGCGAGCGCTTTGGCGGTATCGACGTTGTCATCAACAACGCCGGCAAATCGGCCGCCGCGAGCTTTGAGGCGGTGCCGGACGAGGACTGGCAGTCCGATTTCGACCTCAAGGTGATGGGCGCGGTGCGGCTCTGCCGCCTGACCATTCCGATCCTGCGCGGACGCGGCGGCGGAGCGATTCTCAACGCCACCATCGTGGGTGCTAAGGCGCCGCCCGGTGCCGCCCTGCCGACCACGCTCAGCCGTGCCGCCGGCATCAACCTGACCAAAGCGCTAGCCAACGAATATGCCGGCGACAACATCCGCGTGAACACCATTTGCATCGGCTTGCTCAAAAGCGCTCAATGGGACCGCCGCGCCGGCAACCGGAATATCGATGAGTTTTACGCCGAGCTGGCTCCGCGCGTGCCGTTGAGGCGCATCGGCGAAGCGGAAGAGTTCGCCGATCTTGCCGCCTTCCTCGTCTCCGCTCGTGCCGCCTACATCACCGGCGTTGCGGTCAATCTTGATGGTGGCATGTGCGCGGTTGTGTGA
- a CDS encoding crotonase/enoyl-CoA hydratase family protein — MTVRIEKRDNVWTIVQSRPEARNAVTPETAALLSEAFEEFERSEEARVAVFYGDGSAFCAGWDLKYAASLTTEDFEKDIVERHGFRVGAGPVPRALMGPTRMEFNKPVIAAINGPAVAGGMELALLCDMRVMGETAYMGVYCRRWGVPLMDGGTARLPRLVGQGKALDLVLTGRKVTAHECYEIGLCERVVPDDEVRQVAEAIAHEISRFPQATMLADRRSVIDGYGLSLRDAMKQEWSNAIDTLRQEGIAGAGRFSKGAGRHGDFDNI; from the coding sequence ATGACCGTTAGGATTGAGAAACGGGATAATGTTTGGACGATCGTGCAGAGTCGGCCAGAGGCGCGCAATGCGGTCACTCCCGAAACAGCGGCCTTGTTAAGCGAAGCGTTCGAGGAGTTCGAGCGAAGCGAGGAAGCGCGCGTCGCCGTCTTTTATGGAGACGGTAGCGCATTTTGCGCTGGATGGGATCTGAAGTACGCCGCGTCTCTCACCACTGAAGATTTCGAAAAGGACATTGTCGAGAGACACGGTTTCCGGGTCGGTGCCGGTCCGGTGCCACGCGCGCTCATGGGACCGACGCGCATGGAATTCAACAAGCCTGTGATTGCCGCAATCAACGGACCAGCGGTTGCCGGGGGCATGGAGCTTGCCCTGCTTTGCGATATGCGTGTCATGGGTGAGACCGCCTATATGGGGGTCTATTGCCGCCGATGGGGTGTTCCGCTGATGGACGGCGGAACCGCCCGGTTGCCCCGTCTAGTCGGTCAGGGCAAGGCATTGGACCTAGTGTTGACCGGACGTAAAGTCACCGCGCACGAATGCTACGAGATTGGGCTATGTGAACGGGTGGTGCCCGATGATGAGGTGCGACAAGTCGCCGAGGCAATCGCACATGAGATATCCCGATTCCCCCAGGCAACCATGCTGGCGGATCGCCGATCAGTCATCGACGGGTATGGCCTTTCGTTGCGCGATGCGATGAAGCAAGAATGGTCTAACGCGATCGACACCTTGCGCCAAGAGGGCATAGCGGGCGCCGGTCGATTCAGTAAAGGCGCTGGCCGGCACGGCGACTTCGATAACATTTGA